The Anopheles coluzzii chromosome 2, AcolN3, whole genome shotgun sequence genome window below encodes:
- the LOC120953251 gene encoding uncharacterized protein LOC120953251, whose amino-acid sequence MKQLKISSFLAVCLFFGALFAQSVSALRCYQCASPSSWSDCQAGAQSVECTSASQMSIMGHSLFLPAESRQQLEPACVSVYAKGTVGGATGYAYVRDCLFNDKSMCSLIQSALPSEIRIVDCDLCTTELCNGASSVTAVTLSSVVMVAIALVLWQ is encoded by the exons atgaaacagttGAAAATCAGCAGCTTTTTGGCGGTGTGCCTGTTCTTTGGCGCTCTATTCGCACAATCTG TGTCCGCCCTTCGATGCTACCAATGTGCCAGCCCTTCGAGCTGGAGCGACTGCCAGGCCGGTGCACAGTCGGTGGAATGTACCAGCGCCAGCCAGATGTCCATCATGGGTCACAGCCTGTTCCTCCCGGCCGAGTCACGCCAGCAGCTGGAACCGGCCTGCGTTTCGGTGTACGCCAAGGGTACGGTCGGTGGCGCTACCGGCTATGCCTACGTTCGGGACTGTCTGTTCAACGATAAGTCCATGTGTAGCTTAATACAGAGCGCACTGCCGTCGGAAATCCGTATCGTCGATTGTGATCTTTGCACCACGGAACTGTGCAATGGGGCAAGCAGCGTCACGGCGGTGACGCTGTCGAGTGTCGTGATGGTGGCCATCGCGTTGGTGCTGTGGCAGTGA